The following is a genomic window from Strix uralensis isolate ZFMK-TIS-50842 chromosome 3, bStrUra1, whole genome shotgun sequence.
aTTCATTAATTAGGACTGATATGCTGACAATCTGTTTAGTTTATACACAGAGAAAACACAAGCAGGACACAGTTAACATAACATGACATTAGAAGTTAGTGAATTCCCAAAAGCCCAGGGCTTGGAGATATGATATCTTAATTGTACTTATCTTATTGTGAGTGGGAAGGTGTTACCTTCCAGTCAAATGGTAAAGAGCTAGTTTAAAGTTTAGATCTGccctttttcttctggtttacaTGAGCCAAGGAACCAACATGGATCAAGACATAGGAAAGACTTCCTTGTTAGTTATCAAAAATTACACTCTGCCTCCTGCTGAAACTTTAATCTTCGAACAGTACATAGTGTTTGGCAGACATACCAGCTTTTGGTTGGTTggctggttgttttttgtttaatgcTTGCAGAAAACGTGATGTGATGCTCACACAGATCAGTAAGAGACTTTCCTGTGGCTCCAGTGACCTTGGATTGACACCAAAGCCACTGCATGCCATGGTCACATCTCAGGATGTACATTTTTGTCCAGAGCTATGTGAATCCTCAGGTAAGTAGATGAATAACTGGAGCTGCTCCTGCAATCAGATCAGTCACTGTGTTCAGAAAGGTCCCATGTGCAGATCATGCCCAGTTCTTAGTTCCCTGTGATCAAAGCCCAGACTGCTGGGCAACCTGTGAGGTTTCAGGAAGTGTGTGAGGAAAGAAGGAGCTATGGGAGCAAGTTCATGCTTCACTGGCCTCTTTGGGCTCCACATGTGGGTTTAGAAGATTTtacaaggagaggaagaagagctaGGTCAAGACTAGCTGCTTTTGAAAGCCTGGTCTGCGGAGACGGAATACACATATGCATAAAGATCATAACTGCAGCATACGTCTGCTCATTCAACAAACTACTCAGCAACCCAACACTCATTCACACCAGTGGTAAAACGATTGGGAAGATTTGGCTTCAGTGGTTGCAGAGTATGGCCTAATGCCCTCACTCGCACCGTTCCCACAGAAGGGGCCTTATCTTGCCTCTTTATTCAGGCAAAACTCCCTGACTTTTGAGCATGCATGAACCAGCAGACAAAACGCTCCATGAGTACAGCAGAACGAACCACTGACATCTGCTCTGCAACAACAGGCtgagaaaaagggtttttttctgtgcaatcTCTACCATCCAATAACCCCCCtgccttttccttcatttcagctCACACCCTCGCCGCCCCATCCACAGCCATGCTGATCCTCCCCAGTAGCACAGTGCTCTTCCTCGGCTCGCCACGGCTCTGCGGACCGCTGGGATCTCAGCCACCCAGCACACCTGAGGACTGGGCAGTCTCCGGGACACTTACAGCTGGGGGGACTCAAAGAGTGAGAGGGGAGCAAGACGTGTCAGAGGTCACCCAGGAAGAAGTCAGAtcctcctgcctccagcccctGGGCTGTGACGGCGAGGTCCATGCTGCCGGCCGGGCGGTGGAGTGCTCCCTTCCTGGAATACACTAGTAGCTGCACAGGATGCGTTCGCAAATATAATCATCCACAAATCTCCCCCAGATTAGGTTACAGGACAGCGTTTCGACGGCACGCATTACAAAGCTCCCTGGAAGGCTTTGCTGGTGGATCTGCTGCTCTCTCTGCTCATGACCCATTTTGGCTTTCATCAAGAATCATGACACCAGCTGCCTGGGTCATCtaggaggcagggaggaggagaacaACCCTGGGCTGGAAAGGGAagtggggaaggagaagaggaggaggaggaggaggaggaggaggaggaggaggaggaggagggggaggaggaagggggaggatAGAAAGATAgaacagggagagagagagagagttgcTTTGCTCCAGTTGTGAAGATTTGAATCCCAGTTCCGAGCTCTCGGCAAGGGCTTGCCGAGATACCTCATTCCCTGTCCTGTGCAAAGGTCTGTGATTGGGGATGTGGTGTGCTCAGCGGGCAGGGCCCCTCCCCTGGGCTGGATCCGCCTCTCCTATCCCCCAGATAAATTACTAGTGTCCTCACTAAATTCCTcggctttctctctctctctctctctctctctctctctctctctctctcacacacacacacacacacacacacacacacgctcactcCCTCAAACACAGGCAAAGCGGGGTTGGAGGGCGGGAGGGCACAGATCCTCTCTGGACTGGTATCGCACCTTAGTgccagggggaggagggaaggagaggaaaatacTGGCGCCCCTTCTCTCCCCCGCCGCCTTGAAGCGGATTTGAAGAGCTGcccttcttccccccctccccccttcccgcTGGTCCTTTGGCATCTTCCAGACCATGTCCACTGGGTCCCTCAGTGATGTGGAAGATCTGCAGGAGGTGGAGATGCTGGAGTGCGATGGCCTGAAAATGGATACTAACAAAGAGTTTGGGGCGTCCACCGAGAGCAACGAGGAGGGATCCAATGGCGAGAATGGCTCCCCTCAGAAGGGGAGAGGGGCCTCgggcaagaggaaaaaagctcCCCCCAAGAAGAGCCCTTTAAATGGAGTGAGCCAGGAGGGAAAGCAGGTCCAGAGAAACGCTGCCAACGCCAGGGAGAGGGCAAGGATGAGGGTCCTTAGCAAAGCCTTCTCCAGGCTTAAGACCACCCTGCCCTGGGTGCCCCCAGACACCAAGCTTTCCAAACTGGACACCTTGAGGTTGGCCTCCAGCTACATCGCTCACCTGAGGCAGATCCTTGCCAATGACAAGTATGAAAATGGCTACATCCACCCAGTCAACCTGGTAAGTCACAGCCCGCTGGGGCCAGGGACTTTGCGTGCGTCTGCATGGGGAGAGGTGGGCGAGGAGCTGGGATGGGGCATGTGCGGAGAGAAACTTTCGCTCTGCTTCTCACCGAGAGCCTGGTGCCAGTGGGGTGGCAAGGGGTACTGTGCTGGGGGACAGGGTCCCAGCTGCCCTCCCGCCCTGTGGCCCGAGAGCTGAGCCTCCCAGGCCCCATCGCTGTTCCTAGGATCCACTCCAGGAGACAGGCAGGGCCACGCTGGCCACGGATAGGCAGGGACAGGCTTTACTGCCCCAGGAATGCCTAAGAAACCTCAGCAGGTTGATGGCAGCTTTCTACCTGCAAGCGAGCAGGTATAGAAATTTGGGTAGAGAAAGGTATGTTTTAGGAAGGACCCAAGCCAAGGACCCAGGATTTATTCTTATCCCTCCTCTCTATCCTAACATTTCCTGCCATAATAATCCTCAAGCCCTAGCTGTTTAAAGCCAGAGCTTTTGGGGCTCTGCGCTCAGCCACTCGGATTTGCTGGGTCCAGGACATTTCTCCTATCCATATAAACTggcaaaggagaaataaatacccGCTCAGACTTTCCGAGATGGGTGTCTGCCCCAGGCATACTCCACAAAGCCTCCCTGGGCTGTGCGGTatccctcctgcagctcccatcACCCACAGAAAGTTTTCCCAAGCAGCCTGGGGTCTCCCCGCCATACCCAGCTTCCAGAAACATCCAGTTTCCAGCTCTAAAAATATCTGCAACTGATGCAAAccagggtgggcaagatctgcCTGGGCTCTTTTTAGACATCCAGCCTTTACATTGCCCACACGTGTGGACCCCGCTGGATAAAGGGGTCACAGAGGGGATCTGGGGGTGTTTCACTGGGGTCCAGCTCTGCCTTTTGAGCTCTGGATTC
Proteins encoded in this region:
- the TCF21 gene encoding transcription factor 21, which codes for MSTGSLSDVEDLQEVEMLECDGLKMDTNKEFGASTESNEEGSNGENGSPQKGRGASGKRKKAPPKKSPLNGVSQEGKQVQRNAANARERARMRVLSKAFSRLKTTLPWVPPDTKLSKLDTLRLASSYIAHLRQILANDKYENGYIHPVNLTWPFMVAGKPESDLKEVVNTNRLCGPTAS